From a single Dromaius novaehollandiae isolate bDroNov1 chromosome 13, bDroNov1.hap1, whole genome shotgun sequence genomic region:
- the CBLN1 gene encoding cerebellin-1 — protein MRGPALGLALALGLLLLLGAAWLARGQNETEPIVLEGKCLVVCDSNPTSDPTGTALGISVRSGSAKVAFSAIRSTNHEPSEMSNRTMIIYFDQVLVNIGSNFDSERSTFISPRKGIYSFNFHVVKVYNRQTIQVSLMLNGWPVISAFAGDQDVTREAASNGVLIQMEKGDRAYLKLERGNLMGGWKYSTFSGFLVFPL, from the exons ATGCGGGGcccggcgctggggctggcgctggcgctggggctgctgctgctgctcggcgcGGCGTGGCTGGCGCGCGGGCAGAACGAGACGGAGCCCATCGTGCTGGAGGGCAAGTGCCTCGTGGTGTGCGACTCCAACCCCACCTCCGACCCCACGGGCACCGCGCTGGGCATCTCCGTGCGCTCCGGCAGCGCCAAGGTCGCCTTCTCCGCCATCCGCAGCACCAACCACGAGCCCTCCGAGATGAGCAACCGCACCATGATCATCTACTTCGACCAG GTACTAGTGAACATCGGCAGCAACTTCGACTCGGAGAGGAGCACCTTCATATCGCCCCGGAAAGGGATTTACAGTTTTAATTTTCACGTGGTGAAAGTGTACAACAGGCAAACCATCCAG GTGAGTTTGATGCTAAATGGGTGGCCAGTGATTTCTGCCTTTGCAGGGGACCAAGATGTGACCCGAGAAGCTGCTAGCAATGGAGTCCTGATTCAgatggagaaaggagacagagctTATCTAAAACTGGAGAGAGGAAACTTGATGGGAGGCTGGAAGTATTCCACGTTCTCTGGATTTCTAGTGTTCCCGCTTTAA